From the genome of Ptychodera flava strain L36383 chromosome 22, AS_Pfla_20210202, whole genome shotgun sequence, one region includes:
- the LOC139123325 gene encoding protocadherin alpha-9-like codes for MQSAGTLLYTLDVEGDTATEITLTLDDCNSGSSTLYCDEVWELTDKDITWAMVYDLESDEANCEGTYTMTVNCTTIGASPSGTGSGVDYFAFESVNSPNIIVIDNVDFELYREHNLTLMVDDRDGRHFTTEMDVFIVDEDDMTPVFTDVIYESEVYENVEHIVLEVTPKIQAYDQDFGINETVYYSFAGEYQ; via the exons ATGCAGTCAGCTG GCACACTTTTGTACACACTAGATGTAGAGGGTGATACAGCGACTGAAATAACATTAACACTGGATGACTGCAATTCTGGTAGCAGTACTTTATATTGTGATGAAGTGTGGGAACTCACAGACAAGGATataacctgggcaatggtgtatGACTTAGAATCAGATGAA GCAAACTGCGAAGGGACTTACACCATGACAGTAAACTGTACGACTATTGGTGCATCTCCAAGCGGAACG GGCTCTGGAGTAGATTATTTTGCCTTTGAATCAGTTAACTCACCAAACATCATAGTCATCGACAACGTGGACTTTGAACTGTACCGTGAACACAATTTAACATTGATGGTAGAT GATCGCGACGGACGACACTTTACTACTGAAATGGATGTATTTATCGTGGACGAGGATGATATGACGCCAGTCTTTACCGACGTAATCTATGAAAGTGAAGTTTACGAGAATGTGGAACATATAGTGTTAGAAGTGACGCCAAAGATACAGGCTTATGATCAGGACTTTGGAATCAATGAAACTGTTTACTACAGTTTTGCAGGTGAATACCAGTAA